In Choloepus didactylus isolate mChoDid1 chromosome 18, mChoDid1.pri, whole genome shotgun sequence, a single genomic region encodes these proteins:
- the LOC119513462 gene encoding F-box only protein 39 isoform X2 encodes MDEESELIQPQEQSCWATLPDVCLRRVFWWLGDRDRSRAALVCKKWNQMMYSAELWRYRTITFSGRPSRVHASEFESALWYVKKFGRYLEHLEIKFLNPYNAVLTKKFQVTMRGLLSCLGKTNNRLKSLSIQHLELDRLVWRNSIRSSFIKSLSFFLKKMGKHLDYLNLKGARLTVEQGCHVLNSLSYLRNENKVSELNIEDFFSHHLSVYSSPQFNKTMTTFCSLMSLTLNYNCISDELLENLCENNAGTLRNINIKCHIHDPHGQVIWGMSWAKLTKQAISLKVNFFFERVMKYERLARILLQEIPVRSISLRSCYFSDPDWSMRPTLMELLPMFRNTLQKLTFEFNNNHESLDEELHILILSCRKLFYFKIWAFLDVKFVERILKSQEEGQCALRTLKVRIYTNRYETNEEDRTLREIYRKYRKLINSELNYFVIAYPMM; translated from the exons ATGGACGAAGAAAGTGAACTGATCCAGCCCCAAGAGCAGAGCTGCTGGGCCACTCTGCCCGATGTGTGCCTGCGTCGTGTTTTCTGGTGGTTGGGAGACAGGGACAGGTCCAGGGCAGCCCTTGTCTGCAAAAAGTGGAACCAGATGATGTATTCGGCTGAACTCTGGCGATACAGGACCATCACCTTCAGTGGGAGACCTTCCAGGGTGCACGCATCCGAATTTGAGTCAGCTCTTTGGTATGTTAAGAAATTTGGTCGTTATCTAGAGCACCTGGAGATCAAATTCCTGAACCCCTACAATGCAGTGTTGACCAAGAAGTTCCAGGTCACCATGCGAGGCCTTCTCTCATGCTTGGGCAAGACTAACAACCGTCTGAAATCACTTTCCATACAGCATCTGGAACTGGACCGCCTGGTTTGGAGGAACAGCATCAGGAGCTCGTTCATCAAGAGCTTGAGCTTCTTCTTAAAGAAGATGGGCAAACACTTGGACTATCTCAACCTGAAAGGGGCCAGGCTGACTGTGGAGCAAGGCTGCCATGTTCTCAACTCCCTGAGCTACTTAAGAAATGAGAACAAGGTATCAGAGCTCAACATCGAGGACTTCTTCAGCCATCACCTCTCTGTCTACAGCAGCCCCCAGTTCAACAAGACCATGACCACATTCTGCAGCCTGATGTCCCTGACCCTCAACTATAACTGTATCTCCGATGAGCTGCTGGAGAACTTGTGTGAGAACAATGCTGGTACCCTCCGAAACATAAACATCAAATGCCACATCCATGACCCCCATGGGCAGGTCATCTGGGGCATGTCGTGGGCCAAGCTGACGAAGCAGGCCATCAGCCTGAAGGTGAACTTCTTCTTCGAGCGGGTCATGAAGTATGAGCGCCTGGCCCGGATCCTCTTGCAGGAAATCCCAGTCAGGAGCATCAGTCTGAGAAGCTGCTATTTCAGTGACCCGGACTGGTCCATGAGACCCACGCTGATGGAGCTCCTGCCCATGTTCCGGAACACTCTGCAG AAATTAACTTTTGAATTCAACAACAACCATGAGTCGCTCGATGAGGAGCTGCACATCCTCATCTTATCCTGCAGGAAGTTGTTTTACTTCAAAATCTGGGCTTTCCTGGATGTCAAGTTTGTGGAACGGATCCTGAAGAGTCAGGAAGAGGGACAGTGTGCCCTGCGCACACTCAAG GTGAGAATTTATACAAACAGATATGAGACAAATGAAGAGGACAGGACGCTGCGGGAAATTTACAGGAAGTACAGAAAACTGATCAATTCAGAACTTAACTATTTTGTCATCGCTTACCCCATGATGTAA